In Hippoglossus stenolepis isolate QCI-W04-F060 chromosome 21, HSTE1.2, whole genome shotgun sequence, one DNA window encodes the following:
- the LOC118100870 gene encoding phenylethanolamine N-methyltransferase, with product MEEKGQESGVMAMAACYQGFDPAAYLQYNYTPPRADFGRTDSIVPWKLACLHRAFTEGDVSGELLVDIGSGPTLYQVLSGCEVFKKVLLTDFLEVNRQELRRWLQDEGGCNLDWTPYLQHVCKLEGRRPSAWTEKAAKLRQVIMDVLPVDVHRPQPMAPGALPSAGADCLVSCFCLESVSPDLAAFTKALGHIGRLLRPGGHLLLIGALGESYYFGGPGVKIPVVPLNEEQVCASLKESGFTLIRLEVYTLPQDMRVGVDDVTGVFFVKARKD from the exons ATGGAAGAAAAGGGACAAGAGAGCGGCGTAATGGCCATGGCCGCCTGTTACCAGGGGTTTGATCCTGCAGCGTATCTGCAGTATAACTACACTCCACCGAGGGCGGATTTCGGGAGGACGGACAGCATCGTGCCGTGGAAACTGGCCTGTCTCCACCGAGCTTTCACTGAAG GTGATGTGAGTGGTGAGCTGCTGGTGGACATAGGTTCCGGTCCGACCCTGTACCAGGTGCTGAGCGGCTGTGAGGTTTTCAAAAAGGTGCTGCTCACAGACTTTCTGGAGGTCAACAGGCAGGAGCTGAGGCGCTGGCTCCAGGACGAGGGCGGCTGCAACCTGGACTGGACGCCGTACCTCCAGCACGTGTGCAAGCTGGAAGGACGACG GCCCTCAGCATGGACGGAGAAAGCTGCCAAGCTACGTCAGGTCATCATGGACGTCCTCCCAGTTGATGTGCACCGCCCTCAGCCTATGGCCCCTGGTGCCCTTCCTTCAGCAGGGGCCGACTGTCTGGTCTCCTGCTTCTGCCTGGAGAGCGTCAGCCCCGACCTGGCCGCTTTCACCAAGGCTTTGGGCCACATCGGGAGGCTCCTGCGGCCCGGTGGCCACCTCCTGCTCATCGGGGCCCTCGGAGAGAGTTACTATTTCGGGGGCCCTGGAGTAAAGATCCCTGTGGTCCCACTGAATGAGGAACAGGTCTGTGCTAGTTTGAAGGAGAGCGGCTTCACCCTGATCCGGCTGGAGGTTTACACACTGCCTCAGGACATGAGGGTCGGGGTGGATGATGTGACTGGGGTGTTTTTTGTAAAGGCAAGAAAAGACTAA